A region of Paralichthys olivaceus isolate ysfri-2021 chromosome 24, ASM2471397v2, whole genome shotgun sequence DNA encodes the following proteins:
- the atp11a gene encoding phospholipid-transporting ATPase IH isoform X6 has translation MGMDLSTLRTLISRYCVGEENWVDNRTIYIGQKEPPPGTEAFIQQRFPDNRIVSSKYTFWNFVPKNMFEQFRRVANFYFLIIFLVQLIIDTPTSPITSGLPLFFVITVTAIKQGYEDWLRHKADNAVNQCPVHVVQHGKVVRKQSRKLRVGDVVSVKENESFPCDLILLASSRDDGTCFVTTASLDGESSHKTYYAVQDTKAYNTEKEVDSIHATIECEQPQPDLYKFVGRINIYMENEPVARPLGSENLLLRGATLKNTEYIYAVAIYTGMETKMALNYQSKSQKRSAVEKSMNAYLVVYLCILISKALINTALKYVWQADPNRDEPWYNERTDTERQRHIVIRAFTDFLAFMVLFNYIIPVSMYVTVEMQKFLGSYFIMWDDEMFDEELGERAVVNTSDLNEELGQVEYVFTDKTGTLTENNMEFIECCVDGHVYVPHAICNGQVMPGAVGMDMIDTSPGPGAREHEELFFRALCLCHTVQVKEEETVDGIKHGIHQGKSTSFYISSSPDEVALVEGMKRLGFTYLRLKDSHMEILNREDEIERFELLEVLTFDSVRRRMSVIVRAGTGELYLFCKGADSSIFPRVVSGKVDQVRARVERNAVEGLRTLCVAYRPLSPEQYQELCHLLNGAKLALQDRDKRLAEAYDMIEKDLILLGATAVEDRLQEQAADTIESLHKAGMKVWVLTGDKMETAAATCYASKLFHRNTQILELTTKRTEEQSLHDVLFDLRRTVLMQHGGMTRDTFSGLSGDCTDFGLIIDGATLSAVMRPSQEDSNSGNYKEIFLEICRNCSAVLCCRMAPLQKAQIVKMIKTSEEHPITLAIGDGANDVSMILEAHVGIGIMGKEGRQAVRNSDYAIPKFKHLKKMLLVHGHYYYIRISELVQYFFYKNVCFIFPQFLYQFFCGFSQQPLYDTAYLTLYNISFTSLPILLYSLIEQHINIEILKKDPSLYRDIAKNSLLRWPIFIYWTILGVYDAIVMFFGAYFLFDNTTFTSNGQLMTTNTQMMFGNWTFGTLVFTVLVFTVTFKLALDTHYWTWINHFVIWGSLTFFVVFSLLWGGIIWPFLNYQRMYYVFMQMLSSGPAWLSIILLITASLLPDVVKKVIWRALWPTTTERIQAKRRCLASEPSTIFMLSQTSSRISF, from the exons TGTGTTGGTGAGGAGAACTGGGTGGACAACAGGACCATCTACATCGGACAAAAGGAGCCTCCTCCTGGCACTGAGGCCTTCATACAGCAAAGATTCCCAGACAACAGAATAGTCTCATCCAAG TACACATTTTGGAACTTTGTACCAAAGAATATGTTCGAGCAGTTCAGGAGAGTGGCCAACTTCTACTTTCTCATCATATTTCTGGTCCAG TTGATCATCGACACACCCACCAGTCCCATCACCAGTGGGCTGCCACTCTTCTTTGTGATCACAGTCACGGCCATTAAACAG ggttATGAGGACTGGTTGAGACACAAAGCAGACAACGCTGTCAACCAGTGTCCTGTCCACGTGGTGCAGCATGGGAAAGTGGTCCGCAAACAAAGTCGCAAGCTCagg GTTGGAGATGTCGTCtcagtgaaagaaaatgaatcttTTCCTTGTGACCTTATACTTCTCGCCTCGTCTCGAGATGACGGGACCTGCTTTGTTACAACAGCTAGTCTGGATGGGGAGAGCAGCCAcaag ACATACTATGCAGTTCAGGACACCAAAGCTTACAACACAGAAAAGGAGGTGGACTCCATTCACGCCACAATAGAATGTGAACAACCACAGCCAGACCTGTACAA ATTTGTGGGACGTATCAACATCTACATGGAGAACGAGCCAGTGGCCAG GCCTTTAGGATCAGAGAACCTGCTGCTCAGAGGGGCCACACTCAAGAACACAGAGTACATCTATG CGGTTGCCATCTACACTGGCATGGAAACCAAGATGGCTCTCAACTACCAGTCCAAGTCTCAGAAGCGCTCTGCAGTAGAAAA GTCAATGAATGCCTACCTGGTGGTCTACCTGTGCATTCTCATCAGCAAGGCCCTCATCAACACCGCCCTGAAGTACGTGTGGCAGGCCGATCCCAACAGAGACGAGCCGTGGTACAACGAGAGGACggacacagagaggcagaggcacATC GTGATCAGGGCGTTCACAGACTTCCTGGCTTTCATGGTTCTCTTCAACTACATCATCCCTGTTTCCATGTACGTCACCGTGGAGATGCAGAAGTTCCTGGGTTCCTATTTCATCATGTGGGACGACGAGATGTTTGATGAGGAGCTGGGGGAGCGAGCGGTGGTCAACACGTCAGACCTGAACGAGGAGCTGGGACAG GTGGAGTATGTGTTTACCGACAAGACTGGGACTCTGACAGAGAACAACATGGAGTTCATTGAGTGCTGTGTGGACGGACACGTTTATGTGCCTCATGCCATCTGTAATGGACAG GTGATGCCTGGTGCTGTTGGTATGGACATGATCGACACATCGCCAGGTCCCGGAGCCAGG GAGCATGAGGAGCTGTTTTTCCGGGCGCTGTGTTTGTGCCACACGGtgcaggtgaaggaggaggagacagtggATGGGATCAAGCATGGAATCCACCAGGGCAAGTCCACCTCCTTCTACATCTCCTCATCACCAGATGAGGTGGCGCTGGTGGAGGGAATGAAGAG GCTCGGTTTCACCTATCTGAGACTCAAAGACAGTCACATGGAGATCTTGAACAGGGAGGATGAGATTGAGAG GTTCGAGCTGCTGGAGGTTTTAACATTTGACTCAGTCAGACGGAGGATGAGCGTCATTGTCAGAGCTGGCACTG GTGAGCTCTATCTGTTCTGCAAAGGTGCGGACTCCTCCATCTTCCCTCGGGTTGTCTCAGGCAAGGTGGATCAGGTTAGAGCTCGGGTGGAGCGCAACGCAGTG GAGGGTCTGCGGACGCTTTGTGTTGCCTATAGGCCTTTGAGCCCTGAACAGTACCAGGAGCTTTGCCACTTGCTGAACGGGGCCAAGTTGGCGCTACAGGACCGTGACAAACGACTGGCTGAGGCCTATGACATGATAGAGAAAGACCTGATACTCCTGGGAGCCACCGCTGTGGAGGACAG GCTCCAGGAACAAGCAGCGGACACCATCGAGTCTCTCCACAAGGCCGGCATGAAGGTGTGGGTGCTGACAGGCGATAAGATGGAGACGGCGGCTGCAACCTGCTACGCAAGCAAGCTCTTCCATCGCAACACCCAGATCCTGGAGCTGACCACCAAGcgcacagaggagcagagcctGCATGACGTCCTGTTTGACCTGAGGAGGACGGTCCTGATGCAGCACGGAGGCATGACCAGGGACACTTTCTCTGG TTTATCAGGTGACTGTACTGACTTTGGTCTGATCATTGACGGGGCCACCCTCTCTGCGGTGATGAGGCCCAGCCAGGAGGACTCAAACTCAGGGAACTACAAAGAGATCTTCCTAGAAATTTGCCGCAACTGCAGCGCTGTGCTCTGCTGTCGAATGGCGCCGCTCCAGAAAGCACAG atcGTGAAGATGATCAAAACCTCTGAAGAGCATCCGATCACACTGGCGATTGGAGATGGAGCGAATGATGTCAGCATGATCCTGGAAGCCCATGTTGGCATTG GTATTATGGGTAAAGAAGGTCGTCAGGCTGTGAGGAATAGTGACTACGCCATTCCGAAGTTCAAACACCTCAAGAAGATGCTGCTTGTCCACGGACACTATTACTACATACGCATCTCCGAACTAGTGCAATACTTCTTCTACAAG AATGTCTGCTTCATCTTCCCCCAGTTCCTTTACCAGTTCTTCTGTGGCTTCTCACAACAg CCGCTGTATGATACAGCCTACTTGACTCTGTACAACATCAGCTTCACCTCGCTGCCCATTCTGCTCTACAGTCTCATAGAGCAGCACATTAACATAGAAATCCTGAAGAAGGACCCATCGCTGTATAG AGATATTGCTAAGAACTCTTTGCTGCGATGGCCCATCTTCATATATTGGACCATCCTGGGTGTATATGACGCCATAGTGATGTTCTTTGGTGCTTACTTTCTGTTTGACAACACCACCTTCACAAGCAACGGACAG CTAATGACAACCAACACACAGATG ATGTTTGGAAACTGGACATTTGGCACGCTGGTCTTCACTGTACTCGTCTTCACTGTCACATTCAAG ttggCTCTAGATACTCATTACTGGACCTGGATCAACCACTTTGTCATCTGGGGCTCGCTGACCTTCTTCGTGgtcttctctctgctgtgggGAGGAATCATCTG gcccTTCCTCAACTACCAGAGGATGTACTATGTGTTCATGCAGATGCTGTCCAGTGGTCCGGCCTGGCTCAGTATCATCCTGCTGATAACAGCCAGTCTGTTGCCAGATGTGGTTAAGAAGGTGATCTGGAGGGCGCTGTGGCCCACCACTACTGAACGCATACAG GCTAAACGTCGCTGCCTTGCCTCCGAGCCCTCCACCATCTTTATGCTGTCTCAGACCTCCAGCAGAATCAGTTTCTAA